The Corynebacterium sphenisci DSM 44792 genome includes the window TCCCGGCCGCCGGCGGGCCTTTGCCATCGGCCCGCCGCCGCCGGTGGCCTCCGCCGGGCGGGGTCACCCCGATCACAGTGGCGAGGGCCGCCGCCCATTCGCAGGGCGTTCCCGGGCACCGTGATCCACCACCCAGGATACCGGGTGGTTTCGGGTCCCTCCCGATAGCATCTCCTGGACGGGGGGAGGAAGGGAAGCCTGCGCGCCCGCGAATTTAGACGAACCGGTCTGTACTAATCCGGGATCGGCGGGTACCGTGTCGGTACGCACCCGACGAAAGGACCCCTCCCCATGACGATCCACGACAACGTCACCGACCTCATCGGCGGCACCCCCCTGGTCCGGCTGCCCCGGATCGGCGCCGATCTCCCCGGCGAAATCATCGCCAAGCTGGAGTCGGCCAACCCCGGCAACTCGGTCAAGGACCGGATCGGCCGGGCCATCGTCGACGCCGCCGAGGCCGCCGGCGAGCTGCGCCCCGGCGGCACCATCGTCGAGGGCACCTCCGGCAACACCGGGATCGCGCTGGCCATGGTCGGCGCCGCCCGCGGCTACCGGGTGGTGCTCACCATGCCGGACACGATGAGCATGGAGCGCCGGGTGGTGCTGCGCGCCTTCGGCGCCGAGCTGGTGCTCACCCCCGGGGCCGAGGGCATGAAGGGGGCGGTGGAGAAGGCCCGCGAGATCGTCGCCGGGGAGGACAACGCCATCCTGGCCTCCCAGTTCGCCAACCCCGCCAACCCGGCGGTGCACGAGGCCGGCACCGGCCCGGAGATCTGGGAGGGCACCGGGGGCGCGGTGGACTACCTGGTCGCCGGGATCGGCACCGGCGGCACCATCACCGGCGCCGGCCGGCACCTCAAGGGGCGCAACCCCGACCTGCGGGTGATCGGCGTGGAGCCGGCGGCCTCCCCGCTGCTCACCGAGGGCACCGCCGGCCCGCACAAGATCCAGGGCCTGGGCGCGAACTTCATCCCGGAGGTGCTCGACCGCGCCGTGCTCGACGAGGTGCTCGACGTCTCCAACGAGGACGCGATCGCCGCGGCGCGCCGGCTGGCCGCCGAGGAGGGCATCCTCGCCGGGATCTCCGCCGGGGCCGCGGTGGCGGCCGCGGCGCGGGTCGCCGCCCGGGAGGAGGCCGCCGGGAAGCGGATCGTGGTGATCATCCCCGATTTCGGGGAGCGCTACATCTCCACGGTGCTCTTCGACGACCTGCGCGGGTGATCTAAGCTACGGGGCATGCCGACGCTGCTCGCCCTGCTCAAGGAGGACCTCGCCAACGCCCGCGCGCATGACCCGGCCGCGCGCGGCGATGTCGAGAACGCCCTGGTCTACTCCGGGCTGCACGCCATCTGGATGCACCGGCTGGCGCACCGGATCTGGTGCCGGGGCGGGGCGGGCCGGGGCGTGGCCCGGGTGCTGGCGCAGGTCGCCCGCTTCCTCACCGGGATCGAGATCCACCCGGGGGCGACCATCGGCCGCCGCTTCTTCATCGACCACGGCATGGGCGTGGTGATCGGGGAGACCACCGAGATCGGCGATGACGTGATGCTCTACCACGGGGTCACCCTCGGCGGGCGCAGCCTGGAGAAGGTCAAGCGCCACCCCACCATCGGCGACGGGGTGACCGTCGGCGCCGGGGCGAAGGTGCTCGGCCCGGTGACCATCGGCGCCCGCTCCGCGATCGGCGCCAACGCGGTGGTCACCCGGGACGCCCCGGCGGACTCCATCCTCACCGGGGTGCCGGCGACGATCCGGCCCCGGCGCGCCGATCAGCGCCGCCCGCTGGTGGACCCGGGCTGCTACATCGTCGGCGACGGCGACGGCATCTGAGCCGCCGCCCCTCCCCCCCCCCCCCGGCCGGCGGGGGCCCGCCCGGCTCAGCCGACCAGGTCGGCGTAGTCCGGGTTCTTCTCCAGGAAACGCGCCACCGCGCTGCAGGTGGGCCGGATCCGCAGGCCCCGGGCGCGCACGTCGTCGAGGGCGCCGCGCACCAGCGGGGCGGACAACCCCCGGCCCCGGAACGCCGGATGCACCACGGTGTGGTGGAAGTCGAGCACCCCGGTGCCATCGTCGGCGTAGGCGGCGAAGCCGGCCTCGGCCCCGTCGACGTCCAGGACGTAGCGGGCGGCGGCGGGCTCATGTCGGATCTCGGTCATGACTGCTCCTCACGGTAGCGGATGGGCGGTTCCCCGGGATGCTCGTCGGCGCGGCCGACGGCGACCCGGCAGGGCAGGTGCCC containing:
- the cysK gene encoding cysteine synthase A translates to MTIHDNVTDLIGGTPLVRLPRIGADLPGEIIAKLESANPGNSVKDRIGRAIVDAAEAAGELRPGGTIVEGTSGNTGIALAMVGAARGYRVVLTMPDTMSMERRVVLRAFGAELVLTPGAEGMKGAVEKAREIVAGEDNAILASQFANPANPAVHEAGTGPEIWEGTGGAVDYLVAGIGTGGTITGAGRHLKGRNPDLRVIGVEPAASPLLTEGTAGPHKIQGLGANFIPEVLDRAVLDEVLDVSNEDAIAAARRLAAEEGILAGISAGAAVAAAARVAAREEAAGKRIVVIIPDFGERYISTVLFDDLRG
- the epsC gene encoding serine O-acetyltransferase EpsC — protein: MPTLLALLKEDLANARAHDPAARGDVENALVYSGLHAIWMHRLAHRIWCRGGAGRGVARVLAQVARFLTGIEIHPGATIGRRFFIDHGMGVVIGETTEIGDDVMLYHGVTLGGRSLEKVKRHPTIGDGVTVGAGAKVLGPVTIGARSAIGANAVVTRDAPADSILTGVPATIRPRRADQRRPLVDPGCYIVGDGDGI
- a CDS encoding GNAT family N-acetyltransferase: MTEIRHEPAAARYVLDVDGAEAGFAAYADDGTGVLDFHHTVVHPAFRGRGLSAPLVRGALDDVRARGLRIRPTCSAVARFLEKNPDYADLVG